The Zalophus californianus isolate mZalCal1 chromosome 6, mZalCal1.pri.v2, whole genome shotgun sequence DNA window AGCCTCAAAACCTGGGCCATAAAAGTTAACTTAAAAGGCAAGACTGGACTTTTCATGTAGAGCTCCTTAACAAACCTCTCTTCTTGTTCCCATGCCCTTTTCCTCTTGTTGCCTACATTATATCAGTCCCATAAATTTATAAAGCATTATTCTAACCATCTCTAGAGACGTGCACATGGTTTTTCCCTATTCAAGCAGTACCTCTACCCAAAAGATATATtcatttgaaatacttttttgTGGAACTTTTGGGAATGTTAGTTGTGTCTACACACTTAGTTCACACTGGCCAAGACCTCTCAGTTTAAAGCCATTCACTACCATGTGACCTAAGTTTTAAACCCCAAACTAGGAAGCTAATCTGATAGTAGGATAGAATCTTTGAAATTGAGACCATCCTGGAAGATTGTGAACATATGATTACATTTGAAACTTCTGTCATTTTCCACTGGTTATATTCTACCACCTTAACAGGTGACCAAAAAGGCATTTCGTGTGCAGGCCTAACCATGTGAGTTTTTCACATGCAGGCAAATTAGATTAGCCAGGGCTCACCTGCTGGACTGGTAGCTGGAAACCAGGAAAACTCTCTAGTGGGGTTCTGCTTTCCCTCTGACCTGGAGGATAGAATTGGAATGGTGAAAGTTAACTCCCTTGGGCAGTTCTTTGGCAGTGTTACTTATGGGTCAGAGTAAataggtaggttttttttttttttaagatttatttatttgacagagacacagcgagagagggaacgcaagcagggggagtgggagagggagaagcaggcttcctgccgagcagggagcccgatgcggggctcgatcccaggaccctgggatcatgacctgagccaaaggcagacgcttaatgactgagccacccaggcgccccaataggtAGGTCTTAATCTGTAGAACACTACTCAGAAGATGAAACACTTGGCTAGGCAATTTAAAAGGTAGGTTATAAAGTCCGCCCTTTTCCTAACTTCTTTTCACCTTGAAAGTCTTCATTTTAGTATATATGCCAATGGTTGAAGCTCCATTCCTTTGGGAATGTTATTTAACATACCTGAATTATTGGGGGTGAGGACTCTTGTGTGGCCTGAATCCCCACCATTTAGGGATGGTCTGAAAGAAAAAATCCCCTGTCCAGAAGAGGCAGGTGAAGGCCTACGGAGGAGAAATAGAAGCATcagcagagaaaaggaaggtaAGGGTAAAAACCATATGGAAAGGGAGAGCCTATATATTTAGACAAGACAGGAAATAAATACCCTGCTTGTGACTGAAAGTAATTTGGACATATATAAGACACAGTACTATTAAATGCTCTCTTGTTTACAAGGGAGATTTATAAACTTCAGTGGTATAAGCCAGTAGAAAAGTAGCCCCAGGGTGCTGGCAGAGTGTCAGTGTGAACAGATCCCCAGTGAAAGAAAGCATAATTACTTACCTGTAAGATAGGCTGTGAGTAGAAGCCGGTGAAGGGGTTtctggaaaacataaaaatgagcCTGTGAGATAACCCATGAACTGGAGAAGAGATTCATTCTGGTATACTTGGGACCAGGGCAAAAAAACTGGGGACCAAAGATTTTTCAGTATGTATGTTAGGCTTAAGGGCTAATAGCAAGTGAAAAAGCTCAGAAATCACCCAGCAGTGTCTCCTAAAgttgctttcctctctctctctcttttttttttttttttaagattttatttattttgagagagagagagagagagagagagcacaaacagggggaggggcaggtggagagggagaagcagactccctgctgagcagggagccccatgtgggggctcaatcccaggaccccaggatcatgacctgagctgaaaggcaggcgcttagtggactgagccacccaggcccccatcTCTTTCATTAATTTGTGGACCAGGATTTACTACTGCTTTGATGTGCTCTAATATATCTGTGCTTTCGTTTCCCCTCTAAGATGGGGATTACCAGAAAGAATGGCTAAAGACAAAGGGTCATTAAATTGGTTAGGAGTGACAGCAAAAATGATGGCATAAGGACCTCCAAAAGTTCTTTCCATAAAAGGAATGAGAGAACTGGCAAAAATtgtcagaatcaactttttcagaactctgtaAATTAACAAAGGGCTTGCAGCAGTCTGGGGAATGTTTATTCCAGAAAAATAGCCAAATGAGGTTAAAAACAATGAactttgtggcattttaacttgcCCTATTCCCATTTCTCCTCCAGCTCCGTGGTAGCCTTGAAAACCAACATTCTGGCAGTCATCGTGGGGATGGAATGGGGTTGGAACTCTTTCAAAGCCTCATTCACAGAAAATAATCATTTGACCCGTCCAGTGGCAACTGGAAGACTCCACTTGCAAGGCTGCCTTTATTTGACCTGACCTGGAGCGCAAACTCATCAGGAATTGATGCTTAGAGTTTACCAGCTGTGAAAAGCCTTCTCCCCAGGAGTGTTTGCTGTAAACAATTAGAAGCGCTTGTTTGGGCTGCCTGAGAATGTGCATATCAATTGGGGCAAATAATAGGCTAATGGGAAAGCTTAGATGGAAGAGATGGGGAATGAGTTTTTGGTGGGGACTCTGAAAACAACACATTCTTGGGATCTAGACCATATGCATATGCAGGACTGTATGCATGCTTAGAGAAGACCTGAAAAGTCCCCAGTCTCTTACTGTGAGGTCATACAAGCAGGTTGAAGGCTAAGGCTCAGTTGTCAATTGCCTGGCTAAGTGCTGAAAGTgaaccccaacacacacacacacaatccctcAGCAAAGACTGAGAGACTTACTAGTTCAAAGTGTTTAAGGGATTCTCTGTCCAATCATTAGCTGACCACCAAACTAACTGAATAGAGACTTTGGAGGCTCCACATGACAATACAGAgtttatagaattatttttaaaaagtcactaaataacaataaacagaaagaacaaaaaaaccctggggagggggaagaatcTGATTCCTAGAATTGccatgttatattaattttaaatgtccagttttcaaaaaaaaaaaatgaggtatgcaaggaaacaagaaagtatgacccatataaagaaataaagcaatcaACAGAAGCTGTCCTTGAGGAAGCCCAGACATTGAACTAAGCCCAGCCTAGACTTTgtctagacaaagactttaaatcaggtattttatttaaaatatttcatttattgggcacctgggtggctcagttggttaagcgactgccttcgactcaggtcatgatcccggagtcccaggatcgagtcctgcattgggctccctgctcggcgaggagcctgcttctccctctgaccctctcccctctcatgtactctctctctctttctcgctctctcaaataaataaatctttaaaaaaataaataaatgaataaaatatttcatttatttatttgagagagagagagatagcgagagagagcttgaatagggaagagagggagaagcaggctccctgtgaaCAGGGAGTCCCATGAGatgttcaatcccaggaccctgagatcatgacctgagctcaaggcagatgcttaaccgactaagccacccacgtgccctaaATCAGGTATTTTAAATATGCTCAAATATCTTTGGAAACCATGTCTAAAGCACTAAAGGAAAATATGAGTATGGTATCTCAACAAATAGAGGatactaataaagaaaaaatatatttaaaagaaccaaatataaattttgcagttgaaaagtataataacaaaaattaaaacttcactAGAACGACTCATCAGcacaaccagaagaaaaaaaatcagcaatttaAAGCCCACTGAGATTACCAAatgtgaggaagagaaagaaaaaatggagaaaaatgaaaagagcctCAGAGACCTTGGTGGAATACCATCAAGTGTATCAACATATGCATTATGGGATttctagaagaagaaaagaggaacaagGCAGAAagactatttgaagaaataatggctgacaACTTCCcaaattaggtaaaaaaaaaaaaatgaatctacacatccaagaagctcaacttCTAAAGAAGTCTGTTAGATTTAGTTGGTATATAATGTTTTTCAAATCTTCATTCCGTTGCTTATCTTCTATCTAGTTCTATTTgttattgaaagtggggtattaagTCCAGTAGTTTCCCTCTAATTCTCTTCAATTCTGTTAGTTTTGCTTCATGTCTTTTAGGACTTTGTTgttaggtgtgtatatatatatatgtatgtatgtgtatatatatatatatatatatatttaaggattttatttattagagagagagagaagagaatgaattggggaaggggcagagagagaagggggctccctgatctgtggggagagtacaagcaggggcagtggcagaggcagagggagaagcagacaccccgctgagcagggaacccaatacaggactccatcccaggacccggggatcatgacctgagccaaaggcaaatgcttaactaactgagccacccaggcgccccaggccatACATTTTGAAGTATCTAAATTATACAAAGTAAAATACTTTGTAAATACTTAGTAAATACTTAGTAAAATActaccacaatggaatgaaattaaaaacaggaggAAATCTGGGAAAATTAAACATATGTTGATATTAAAAACACAGTGCCAAATAACCaatggttcaaaaaaaaaaaatcacaaaagaaattagaaaatactttgagatgaatgaaaacaaagccAGAAAATACTAAACCTTATAGGATACAACGAAAGCAGTGCTTAGAGTGAAATTTATAACTGAAAATGTCTACATTAAAAATGCAGGTCTCCAATCAATAATCCAGACTTTTGTCTTAAGAAACTAAAAGAGAACTAAAcccaaaacaagcagaaggaaagaaagaaagcttagagcagaaagaaatgaaatagagaatagaaaaacagagaaaatcaacaaaaccaaaagtagtTTCTTTGAAATGTTCAACTAGATTGGCTAGTCTTCAGCCAGGCTGtccaagaaaaaaagtagaaagcttcaaataactaaaatcaggaatgaaagagagacTATTACTACTAACCTGACAAATTCTCTAGAACTTCTACATTTTTCAAAGGGTGAATATGAAAGAATCGGAGGGAAACTATTTGGTGATTTTCAAAAATGGTTATCCAGAAAGAAATGTGCAAATTTCACAATTGCCTCTtgtgaaagaaagggaaatcctcTCTGATTAAGTATTTTCTATGGACTGGCTAATGCCCTTGAAAACAGGAATAACAAAAATAGTTCTAAGAGGAAAGGGACAAGAAATTAAGTGGATATTCTTCActggaatatttttaagtttaatacACAGTGAAGAAGCCTGATAACCCTGCAGGCTAACATAATCAGTGTCTAGTTAACCTTCCTTTTAGACCTAACTTCTACTGCCATCTTgtggcaattaaaaaaatccaaatctaTTTTACTCAAGTTATCCTCCATCTCTTGACCAGAGGTTTTCAATGACTTTCTATTGCTTAAAAAAGTTCCTCCTTATCAGTTTGAGAACAGGAATATCATTACTTGAAAAGTAGTAATATATCTCTGGATACATGGAATCAATgtctggagaaaaacaaatggcaTTATATTATGCACAGAAAATGCATAATGGCATTATATTTGCAGAGAAAACCAGAAATCTGCTGGTATCTGCACAAAACATGTTGGTTTCTgacccttttttttcccttctcaccAATATAAGAGTCCCTGGGAGTGCTTCTTCCCTGCAGGCCTCTGGCTCCCTAATGgacaaataataaacatcaattaataaatatatcCCAATTCTCTGGCTTCCATATTCTGTTATTTCTCTATATCTACACATTGAAGCATATGTTGTTCTGCCAGAATAGGCATGCTAGTCCAAGAAGGATACACACTCTATTACTTCCAAAATGAATTATTACTGTTAATTCAGTCATTGAAAAGTTTGCACTACTTTCATCCCATTCATTCTGTtagcttcttttttaatttaatttaatttatttttaaagattttatttatttgacagagacaaagcaagagagagaacacaagtaggggagtggcagagggagaagcaggctccccactgagcagggggcccggaTGCAgggccgggatcatgacctgagccgaaggcagatgcttaatgactgagccacccaggcgccccagattctctttttttattaagacatattaatttattttagagagtgagagtgagtgagtttggggaggggtagagggagggaatctttcaagcagactccctgctgagtgtggagccgcacccatcccatgacccatgagagcATGAGgtcaagagatcatgacctgagccaaaaccggcccaactgactgagccactctgaCACCCCTCTCTGTGTTAGCTtctaacattttttctttttagcactgccAAAAGAAAAGAGTCCAGGCATGGCACTGGATAATTTATACCAAAACCAATATAAGCTTAATATTCTTGCCTGACATCTTTGCTTTCATTTAGCATTAGAAAtcaagatagcaggaggggaagaatgaagtgggggaaatcagagggggagacgaaccatgagagacgatggactctgaaaaacaaactgagcgttcttgaggggagggcggtgggaggatgggttagcctggtgatgggtattaacacccagttctgcatggagcactgggtgttatatgcaaataatgaaccacggaacactacatcaaaaactaatgatgtaatgtatggtgattaacataacataataaaaaaaaagaaaagaaatctcaatCTGGGAAGAGAAGGTAAATATTACTTACTTGTCTATTACTTACTTGTCCCAAACTACTAAAGCCAGATATTCTGTAAGGGATAGATTCCACTGAGGGGGACCGACTGTACAAggtgagacaaaaagaaaacaaacaaacctgtgtGAAACTTGACATAGACCTAAAGTCTCCTCAGTCCCTACCTCTGACGTGTCTAGGTATTTCTTTTATCTTCCAACTTTTGCCAGCAGTTTTCATGTGGCTGTGTAGGCTTCCTACTCACCTGACCACCTGGCTGCTATGCTGAGAACTGGGTCGTGGAGTGACTGGAAGAGAATCAAGTGAGGAATGAAGAGCTGCCATCCATGTCGTGCCCTGCCCTGCCTAGCCAACCTGTCACAAATGGGCATCTGGTTGTATGTTCTTCTCATATCATACACAAGATTAGGAAAATCTCATTATAGTCTCTGAGAGGAAACTATCCTCTATATGGGAAAAGGAGATTTATTCATCTCACATAGGTATTTGGGCAAACAAATGTTCTCTACCTGACTGTGAGGGAGAAGTAATGCCCACTGGTCGAGGTGTGGCCAAcctgcaagggaaaaaaagatgaagctCTAAGCAGAAGTTAAGTGTCCTGTGAGAGGATCAATCAGATCATTGTCTATAGAAATAACAGCTTACTATCTGAGCGCAAATTGCTTACTATCATGTATTACAGGTATCATCTCAAAATATGGAGGCAAAGTTTCCATATGAGACTCCTTGGCTCTCTAACTCTCCAAGTGAAACCTTCTCTACTGCCCGTAATAGGAGAAATTTTGAagtcctcctttcttccttccctcagtGCCTTACCAAGTACTCTCAATTTTACATGTATCTATCCATCTGTTCATCCACTCATAAATCCATCATTCCTTCACTCCTGCCAACCTCTCATCCATCTCtctaacaagtatttattgtttATACATCCTCGATCCTGAGATTACAAAGATAACTAGAATAGAGTTCCTATCTTTGAAAGGTTCACAGGCTAGTgggagagacaaaaataaataaaagcaatgttTAAATGTTATGATGGGTAGAGCAGAAGTACTGAAGCATGAAAGAATACTAGACTGTAACTTCTGTGAGTGCAGGAGCCATGTCTCTTAACCCACCAATACAGGGCTGAggtaaaaaaaacatttaatagtTGGTAGCTTACAGACTAACTGGTGATGTACACCCAGCACCTGGCATGGTACCTGATAAAAAAGAGGcacttaatatttgttgaataaataatagaACATCAAACTCTGCTTAATGAAGTCTTGACAGAGGAAATGATATGTGAGTTGaattttgaaggatgagtaggattTCATAAGAGTGAGCATTACATTCAAGATTTCACTTCAGCCCTTTTCAGTGAGTAACTGGAGAAGTGAAAGATAAATTCACCAACCATCTCCTCCACCTTAGAGCCCACACAGGTGTTGCAGTCAAGAGTcaaaaaagaagagcaattttCAAACAGGGCTAGTATGGGGCCTGATAAAACTGACCTGCTTCCTTGGTACCGATTTGGAGATTCCTGTAGGTGAAAAAAATGGGAGTGAAGGAAGCTGCAGCTAGGATTAGGGTTCTAATCAATGAATGTTAACTTGCTAGATAACTAAGCTGCAATGTCCTCTAGCTGTGGTTGCTAAGATTCCCAGTAGGAGAAAAAATAGCAGCAATGTTTCCCTAGGAaattattagcttttttttttttttaaagattttatttatttatttgagagagagagaatgagagatagagagcacgagagggaagagggtcagagggagaagcagactccccgctgagcagggaacccgatgcgggactcgatcccgggactccaggatcatgacccgagccgaaggcagtcgcttaaccaactgagccacccaggcgcccggaaattATTAGCTTTGACGGAATGAAATTTTAGTTCCTTTTCATAAAAACACATTGGGAATCCCAAAGACTGATTTATGTGGGAAAATATGGAGAGTCTatgggggagagaaaggaaaatgacaggaTAAAATGTGCTAGAATAGTTATAGCAATAGGATCAATAGGAAAAtcatataaatacaaagaacattcTTAGGAAGAAAGAAACGTCTAGGAAATAGAGTTGgattggaggaagaggaagggtcCTAAGGTGCTTTGGGATTCTTGAAGAGAAATTTTAAGTTACAACAGATGTCTCTTCAATAAGAGAGTTTCCTAAATGGTATGTCGTGACTTATTGATGTTCGAGAATGGGTTACCAGTGTGCTACATACTGATCCTTTCGGTCCTCCTAGCTCTTCTGTGGCCTTGACCATTTATTACAGTGCACTTGTATAAATATTATCAGTTATTTATGCCACGATGTGGAAAAGGTTAGGAAACATTTTCTATACAGTATCTAGTCAGCTAGATAGATGGGAAAAGTAGGAGAGAAAATAATAGTAAGGAAAACCTGTTTCATTCACCTTTAGAATGGCAAGACATTTCTTCAGttctccattttccttctttaagaCTGACAGCTCTCTAGGCAAAAGATGGAAATAATCATCTCCAGGAGGTCATGATACAAACCccagtttttattgttgttgacaTCTAGTTAATGCTTACAGAGAGATGCTTGCCCCTATACAAGGTATCTCTGTCAGAGATCTAGGGATTCAGTAGACAGAGGCAGAGTTTGATGGCCGGGAGAATCAGGTGGACAAAATAAGCAGTCACTGGGTACGATTTCAGATGAGTTTACATAGAGTTCCATTTCCTCTCCACACACAACCCTGGCCTGCTGCTGTCTGAAAACGTCCATTAAGGATTCCATCTTTTGGCTTAAGATTTCCAAAATATGCTCTCCTAgaggtaacattttatttatttattttttaaagatcttatttatttatttgacagagcgagagagcacaatcagggagagcagcagagggagagtgagaagcaggctttcaactgagcagggagcccgatgtgggactcgatcccagaaccctgggatcatgacctgagctgaaggcagatgcttaaccatctgagccactgaggcacccctagAGGTAACATTTTAAATGCTATCTCTCGTCTTTATCACTGAAAAGCTATGCctgatttctccaaagaagcagTTTTTGACAGGGAAGTACA harbors:
- the RNF212B gene encoding RING finger protein 212B isoform X2, yielding MDWFHCNQCFRKDGDHFFVTSCGHIFCKKCVTLEKCAVCGTACKHLALSDNLKPQEKIYFKSPVETALQYFSHISQVWSFQKKQTDLLIAFYKHRITKLEAAMQEAQQTVTNQEIELSVLKKENGELKKCLAILKESPNRYQGSRLATPRPVGITSPSQSVTPRPSSQHSSQVVSRSPSVESIPYRISGFSSLGQGARGLQGRSTPRDSYIETPSPASTHSLSYRPSPASSGQGIFSFRPSLNGGDSGHTRVLTPNNSGQRESRTPLESFPGFQLPVQQTLYEQRQMGLARSREAWTISR
- the RNF212B gene encoding RING finger protein 212B isoform X1; the protein is MDWFHCNQCFRKDGDHFFVTSCGHIFCKKCVTLEKCAVCGTACKHLALSDNLKPQEKIYFKSPVETALQYFSHISQVWSFQKKQTDLLIAFYKHRITKLEAAMQEAQQTVTNQEIELSVLKKENGELKKCLAILKESPNRYQGSRLATPRPVGITSPSQSVTPRPSSQHSSQVVSRSPSVESIPYRISGFSSLGQVSNRQGARGLQGRSTPRDSYIETPSPASTHSLSYRPSPASSGQGIFSFRPSLNGGDSGHTRVLTPNNSGQRESRTPLESFPGFQLPVQQTLYEQRQMGLARSREAWTISR